CCATTCCGGGGTGTTCGCAAGAGCAGAACAGACCTGAAATAAACAATATGGATAGTAATGCGGTAATCTTATTCATAATCATGTTTCCTTTCGTTTATATAACATTTGTTATCTTGCACCATAATTCTGTGTCAGCTTAGGATTGGAACGTATCTCTTGTGACGGAATAGGAAATAAGGTACAGTATTGGTCAATCTCAAATTTTTCGCTCTTCATATAGTAGTTGTTCACATTAGGAGAGCTGTTGGAAGTATAAGCATTATAGAAATTGGTGAAGTGTTGGTTCATTACTTCTACTGCTTTCCCTGAGCGTACGAGATCGAACCAGCGGTGTCCTTCGAACGCCAATTCCAATGTTCGTTCGTCATAGATTGCTTGGTAAACCTTTTCCGGAGTATCTAGAACCCATTCTTTATTAGAGTCTCCAGACGCAAGGTACGGAACAATACCAGCCCTTTCCCGTACAAGGTTGATTGTATTATTCAAAACGCTTTGTGACAGAACTCCGTCACTTATATGTGCTTCCGCTTCTGCCAATAACAGCAGTACGTCCGCAAAACGGAGAATATACCAATTGTCATCAGAATCATTTACTTTATATTCTGATGAACCCATGTATTTGCCGCACATCCACTGGTCGTCTGCGCTAAAGCCTTTGACAGAAGTCCGGAAAGAGGTACCAGTATAAGGGTCGTAAGGATATGCGACGTTTTGTGTATAATCTTTGTTCTCATTAACCGGAAGATAAGAAACACCGTCTGTGTCTAATTTGATATTACCATTGCTGATGCGTGTATCGGTGTAGATAACATCATCGAATTTGCGTACTTCGTATTGATAATCGGGATACATGGAATCCCATTTCTTTGCCATGTCCATAAAATATCCGGTCGGTGCGCATGCGCCATTTCCTTGATTTGAAATGGGAGATGGGATATATCCGTTTGAGTTGGCTTTATTGCGGGGTGCATAAGATGCGGGTGAGAAAAGAGTGTAGAACGGGCTGCCCAATCCTTCTGCCTGACCTGTTTTGTATTCCACTTCCCATATAGATTCGCTTGAATGTTTGTTTGTGGGCTTGAATAATTCACTGAAATTCGGGTACAATTCGTATCCTCCATTGTTTATCACATCTTCTAGATAATACTTGGCGGCTTCGTATTGCGTAGTGGTCGTTTCCGGATAAAATACGGTAATGTTTGGATTGGCAGATATATCTTTCCATGCTTCTACGTTGGGGTAAGCAGCTTCTGTGATGTCGTTCGGCATGGATAGAAGTACTTTTCCCAGTAAAGCTTCTGCCGCATATTTGTTAACTCTTCCTGTTGGAGTTTTCTCTCCGTTATTTGTTGAGCGATAAAGATTGTTAGATTCGATGGCGGTGGTCAAATCGGTGAGAATCCGTATATACACCTCTTCTGTTGATGCACGCAGATGACCTCTGGAATCGGTGTATTCTTGCGGGATATCCATAATGATGGGTACTCCGCCGTAAGCGCGAACTAAGTTGAAATAGAAAAGGGCACGTAGTACTTCGGCCTCTGCAATGTACTTCTGAACAGCTTCATCATTCCCGAAAAGTTCTTTTCCTTTTTCGATGACCGTGTTGGCTCTTATGATTCCTTTGTAGTGATGAGCCCAATAGTTTTGGTTTCCGCTGTTGTTGGCAGATATGGTAAATTTTTCAATTTCATGTCGGAAAGTATTGGCATAATAATTGGTCTGATTTGGGAATGCGACATCCGAACGCACATCACCGAAGAGATAGATGCTGGCCGAATACAGTCCGTTGTCTCTCAAAGAAGAGTAAGTTGAATACAATGCCGAACGTATATCATCGGGTGACTTGTAGAAATTCTTACCCGTTAAAGTGGTTTCCGGCTCAATGTCTAGAAAACCGGTACAAGCGGACATACAGGTAGTAACCAATGCCATTGTAAATATATTCTTCAAATTTTTCATATTCTTTTTCATGCTTTTGATTTATAATGTAACTTTCAGTCCCATGGTGAAATTTCTGGATAAAGGATATCCGGTACGGTCGATGCCCGGTGCGGTAGCCGAACGGAATGTGTTGGCTTCGGGGTTCATACCGGTATATTGGGTGAAAGTATGCAAGTTGTCGATATTGAAACTTAGTACTAATCCGTTTAAAAAGGTTTTTCGAAGCATTTTTTTGTCGAATGTGTACGAAAGCTGGATATTACGGATGGACAGATAAGAACCATCTTCGAGATATCGGTTGGTAAATTTGCTCATTTCCGTGGTTGGACGTACATCATTGGAGGTGTAAGTACGGTCTGCTAAACCATTACCCGGTGATTCGGGCGAACGCCATCTGTCTACTACTTTGATGGAAAGGTTGCTATTGTTGTTTCCGCGGAGTGTTTCACGTAATGTATAGTTGTAAATCTGATTTCCGTATTGTCCGTTCAACTGAAAACTAAATGAAAAGTTTTTGTATGAGAATGTGTTGACCATACCGGCATTGAAACGCGGATAAGGATTTCCTATAATAGTACGGTCATTGTCATCATAAAGTCCGTCACCGTTGAGATCATACCATTTACAGTCTCCCGGACGAACGTTCGGGTCGAAAGCCAGTCCCGAATAGGGGTCGTTCCGCAGTGCTTGAATCTCCTCCATTGACTGATAGATACCGCCGAATACATTTCCGTAGAACATACCTATCGGATAGCCTACTTTCGTGATGTTTGATTCTGCTACTCCATCAGTGATGGCTTCAGAATCGAGTCCTAGTGCCAATACCTTGTTTCGGTTGGCAGAGATGTTGAACGTAGTTGTCCATTTGAATTTGCCGGTCAGGTTGCGTGATACGATATTGAACTCGATACCCTTATTCTCAACGGAACCGACGTTTTGTAGCATACGTGAAACTCCTAAAGTGCTTGGAACGATTGTATTGAGAAGCATATCGGAGGTGATAGATTTGTATAAATCAAGTTGCATGAATATTCGGTTGTGGAAAAGCCCTATATCTATACCTAAGTTTGTCTGTTTGGACACTTCCCATTTCAAATCTGGATTAGCGATGTTCGATGGAGCCCAGCCACTTACAACAGAACCGTCTACTATATACGATTGCTGTGACATTTTGGTCTCATAGTTGTAGTCTCCGATAGCATTGTTGCCGGATAACCCGAAGCTACCTCGCAATTTGAGTTCACTAAGTACTTTCCTGAGTGGTTTCATGAACTTTTCTTCCGTCATGGCCCATCCTGCAGAAATGGAGGGGAAATAACCATATTTGTTGTTCTTTCCGAAGCGGCTTGAACCATCTGCACGGAATACTCCTTGAACCATATATTTTCTTTTGTAGTCGTAGGTCAGTCGGGCTATGTAGGATAGCATACGGTCTTCAGTCTTATTATAAGATCCTCCGTTGACTACACCTCCGTTGATGGAAGGGAGAGACTCTGTTGCAAAATGATAGGCGGATGTGTAGAGCTTGTTGAGCTGGTTGCTTTGTATAGTCATACCTCCTACGGCACTGATATTATGGTCTCCG
The Bacteroides luhongzhouii DNA segment above includes these coding regions:
- a CDS encoding RagB/SusD family nutrient uptake outer membrane protein; this translates as MKNLKNIFTMALVTTCMSACTGFLDIEPETTLTGKNFYKSPDDIRSALYSTYSSLRDNGLYSASIYLFGDVRSDVAFPNQTNYYANTFRHEIEKFTISANNSGNQNYWAHHYKGIIRANTVIEKGKELFGNDEAVQKYIAEAEVLRALFYFNLVRAYGGVPIIMDIPQEYTDSRGHLRASTEEVYIRILTDLTTAIESNNLYRSTNNGEKTPTGRVNKYAAEALLGKVLLSMPNDITEAAYPNVEAWKDISANPNITVFYPETTTTQYEAAKYYLEDVINNGGYELYPNFSELFKPTNKHSSESIWEVEYKTGQAEGLGSPFYTLFSPASYAPRNKANSNGYIPSPISNQGNGACAPTGYFMDMAKKWDSMYPDYQYEVRKFDDVIYTDTRISNGNIKLDTDGVSYLPVNENKDYTQNVAYPYDPYTGTSFRTSVKGFSADDQWMCGKYMGSSEYKVNDSDDNWYILRFADVLLLLAEAEAHISDGVLSQSVLNNTINLVRERAGIVPYLASGDSNKEWVLDTPEKVYQAIYDERTLELAFEGHRWFDLVRSGKAVEVMNQHFTNFYNAYTSNSSPNVNNYYMKSEKFEIDQYCTLFPIPSQEIRSNPKLTQNYGAR